The Roseimicrobium gellanilyticum genomic interval TGCTGGCTCACATTCCCCACCGCATCATGCTGCCACTGGAAGGTGGCAATCAAGGTCTGGTTGGGATTGAACAGATGCCTTGCGGTGAGCTTGCCGACGGCATCATAGTGGTTGTCCTGCTGCTGCCCATTGCCCAGGGTCAAGGCAATGGCACGACCTGCGAGGTCATAATGCCACGTCGTGGTACGCCCGCCTTCCACCAACGTGGCGATGCGGTTGAGCGCATCATAGGTGCGCGTCTCGGTCCGGCTGGGAAAAATAAGCCTGCAACACTCCGTTCACCTCACATGGTCCAACCTTGACCATCGCAGGGCCTTGGAACAACCTGCTGGCCACATCGCACAGGAGGGTCGCATCCCTCACTGAATTCGTTCCGACATGCCGCATCAGCACCCCTCACGCGCCAAGCGGCACTTTAGGAGGTTAACCAGGACCATTGCATTCGAGGCGGGCGTTGCATTGGGATGTTTGGTCAGACGTAGGCAAACTTTGGCTCTCTAAAACCGGTGAGGGTTGGGATGCGGGAACTGCCAGCACGGTGATGTAGAAAGCGCAGGCAGTTCAGCATTCAGGGTCTCACCAACACACGAGCGTTCATAGCCGAGAAGCTCTTCTGTGTTTCATCACTTTGCAAATGGGTTGGCACAGCCAATGCCATTGGTTGGCTTGTGCGTTCATTCTTTCATCTTTACGTTCATTCGAGCCCTAGTTGCCGTTCCAAATCTTCATGGAAAGCGATCCAAGATTCTCGCGCTTCTCCCCACACAGGATGACCAAAAACTAACTTTTTAGCTTCGCTAGGTTTAATCTCGAAGTGCGATGTAATACCAACCATTATTTGCACGGGCGAAAACCCCGCTCTAGCGCACAATGGGATCGCTTCTTCTGGCGATGTAAACTGGGACGCATTGTGCTTTAGGAATCGAAAGACCCTCTGTATATCTGGATGACTCATTTTTCGTCAAACATGATTGTTTTATCTACTATTTTTGGTTTCGCGGTACTTCCATTTCTATCAGCTCCTATTCGTTCATAAGTCATTCGAATTCCCTTCAGCCCACTCCCTTTCGCAGCTTTCATGAACGAACTGTGCATTTGCCACATTTCTTTCAACACGGACCCGCGTAAAATCGCCTCACCGGACACCGGAAGGACGCCAATATTATCAACGACGAGCAGACCATCTTTCACCGAAATCCAGCCAGTTACGTCGACAGGACCAGCTTTGGTTGCCTGTTGGTAGTACATAAAAGTAGGCTGGCCAGCAGCTTTAGAAGATGCCATGGCCTCACTCAGAGCTGTTTCTACGCTGTAGATTGATGTATCTACTGGAACTCCTGCTGATTCTGTAGGAGCACCGGTGGAGGTAGCTTTCGGTGTACCCTTCCCAAATGGCAATTTAGGCAATCTAGGGGGTGTAGGAACGCCAATTCCTCCTCCCAAGCCAACCCCACCAGTGGAGTCAATCAGATCCAAAGTTCCAGCAAACCGGGGATGGTCCTTCCGCAATTCTTCTCTCTGGACTCTTCTCTCTTCAGATATGGGACCAGGCTTGATACCCGCCCAGTCAAGCACTTCGTCCCCAGCCTTGTTAATATCTCCTACAACGGTCCCTGGTTGTCTTGTATCTACAAGTTTGTAGATGTCTTTTACAGATTTGACCCCTGTGTCGGCCATCTCTCCTCCCAGGTCAAGCACCCAATCGAATGCTCTCCGCATCCCATCGCTTATCTCGCGCACGGGATCGACACCAGACAAACCGTTCGGATCAAATTTGCTCCACGGATTCTGCCTGACATACGCATAGAGGTTTGGGCCGTCGACAAACCCCGCCGGGTCGCGGCTCATCCACACATTGGTATCCAGCTCGCGCATGCGCCAGCCTTCATTGTTTAGCCCTGTCGGATCCTCCTCCTTCGTATTCGCCCGCTGACGGTCCAGGTTGCTGCCCGTCTCCACCGGACGCTTGCCATACGCGTCATAGCTCGCAGTCCAGGTGAAGGCGCCGGTGCTGTCGCTCTGCGCCACGACATCCCCGCGGCCGTTGCTCAGGTTAAACTTCGCACTGCCGCTGCGCAGGGAGTACAGCAACCCACCCACACCGCCGCCCATGTCGGGGCCGCGCTGGTACTCTACGGAGGGTTGAGAGTTGAGAGTATTGAGTTGAGAGTCAGTTACCTCAAATTCAGCGACGCTGAGGCCGCCGCTGAAGGTCATGGCGACGGGATTGGCGCTGCCTTCGGTGCGGGTGATGCGACGCACGCGGTAGTCGTAGGCGTAGCTGTGCACGCTGGTGTCCGGTAGGGTCACGCTGGAGAGCATGTTCTGCGGGGTCCACGTGTAGGTGGTGGTGGCCGTCGTGGGCTCCTCATCATGCGTGGTGATGGCCGTGCTGGCGCGGTTGCCCCGCGTGTCATAGGTCATCACGGCGCTGCGTTGCACGACCTCGGTCCCGTTCTCCTCGCTCCACGCG includes:
- a CDS encoding RHS repeat domain-containing protein, encoding MGKLTARHLFNPNQTLIAIFQWQHDAVGNVTQQTERWLGDTTRNNALRTTTMAYDDVYRLLGETVTQSGEITKETLYTYDDASNRASKVEKENTVVVKDTSYTYNTANQLIAWSEENGTEVVQRSAVMTYDTRGNRASTAITTHDEEPTTATTTYTWTPQNMLSSVTLPDTSVHSYAYDYRVRRITRTEGSANPVAMTFSGGLSVAEFEVTDSQLNTLNSQPSVEYQRGPDMGGGVGGLLYSLRSGSAKFNLSNGRGDVVAQSDSTGAFTWTASYDAYGKRPVETGSNLDRQRANTKEEDPTGLNNEGWRMRELDTNVWMSRDPAGFVDGPNLYAYVRQNPWSKFDPNGLSGVDPVREISDGMRRAFDWVLDLGGEMADTGVKSVKDIYKLVDTRQPGTVVGDINKAGDEVLDWAGIKPGPISEERRVQREELRKDHPRFAGTLDLIDSTGGVGLGGGIGVPTPPRLPKLPFGKGTPKATSTGAPTESAGVPVDTSIYSVETALSEAMASSKAAGQPTFMYYQQATKAGPVDVTGWISVKDGLLVVDNIGVLPVSGEAILRGSVLKEMWQMHSSFMKAAKGSGLKGIRMTYERIGADRNGSTAKPKIVDKTIMFDEK